A section of the Oncorhynchus masou masou isolate Uvic2021 unplaced genomic scaffold, UVic_Omas_1.1 unplaced_scaffold_1792, whole genome shotgun sequence genome encodes:
- the LOC135532265 gene encoding stonustoxin subunit beta-like — translation MKPGLRKYACDLTLDPNTAHRLLSLSEENRKVTRRTEEQPYPDHPERFEYCRQVLCREGLTGRCYWEVERSGRGAVIGVTYKGISRRGEGEDSLIGSNDKSWSLDFSDNSYTAWHNNNYTLIDVPSSSHRVGVYLDWPAGTLSFYRVSSDTLAHLITFYTTFTEPLYPGFR, via the coding sequence ATGCctgtgatctcacactggacccaaacacagcacacagactcctctctctgtctgaggagaacagaaaggtgacacgtaggacagaggagcagccgtatcctgatcacccagagagatttgagtACTGCAgacaggtgctgtgtagagagggtctgactgggcgctgttactgggaggtagagaggagtgggagaggggctgttataggagtgacatataaaggaatcagcaggagaggagagggtgaggacaGTCTGATTGGATCcaatgacaagtcctggagtctTGACTTCTCTGACAACAGTTACACTGCCTGGCACAATAATAATTACACTCTCATAGATGTCCCCTCCAGCtcccacagagtaggagtgtatctggactggccagccggcactctgtccttTTACAGAGTCTCCTCTGACACACTGGCCCACCTGATCACATTCTACAccacattcactgagcccctctatccagggttCAGG